The window TCATGCATCCTTGTCTGGTGCGACGACAACAATACGAGGCACTTTCCGGGTCAATTGCAGGAATCGAGCCCTGCCACCGACTGTGCAAATAGCATGCCCCTTTCCGCCGCAATCCGCCAGTCATGGCGTGGGAGCCCTGCCGCGGGGAAGTGGTTCCCCCGATGAACGTGACGGCGCATGCCCGTTCAACGCCCGAGTGCGGGCAACGGTTCACCGTGCGCGGCGCAGGCGCAAGACGCCTGCGAACACGCGCCGGCGGCCGCCCTCAGCCAGCGGCCGGACCGCGCAGCTTGTCGAGCAGTCCCGACAACTCGTCGAGCGAGCCGAAGGCGATGGCCACCTCGCCCTGCTCGCCGCGCTTGCTGCGCTTCTTGACGCGGATCTCGACCGCCGCCGTCAGAACGTCGGCCAACTCTTCCTCCAGACGCACGATGTCACGCGACTTGGCCTGCTGGCCGCGCAACAGCTGTGTCTGGCGACCACCGGCCGTCGCGCGAGCCACCAGCTTCTCGGCATCGCGCACCGTCAGCTTCTTCGCGGCAATCTCGTGAGCCGCGGTCACCTGCTGGGCCCGCTCGAGCACCAGCAAGGCCCGTGCATGCCCCATGTCGAGGTCGCCGGCCATCAGCATCTGCTGCACCGGCTCGGCCAAGTTGAGCAGCCGCAGCAGGTTGCTCGCGGCGCTGCGTGAACGGCCGACCGCCTGCGCGGCCTGCTCGTGCGTCAGACCGAATTCGTCGGTCAGACGCCGCAGGCCCTGCGCCTCCTCGAGCGGATTCAGGTCCTCGCGCTGCATGTTCTCGATCAGCGCCATGACCGCGGCCGACTCGTCGGACACGTCCTTCACGAGCACCGGCACCTCGCTCAGACCGGCCAGCTTGGCAGCCCGGCTGCGGCGTTCGCCGGCGATGATCTCGTAGCGGCCGAGCGCGGCTTCGCCGACCGGGCGGACGAGGATCGGCTGCATCACGCCCTGGCTGC is drawn from Methylibium petroleiphilum PM1 and contains these coding sequences:
- a CDS encoding ParB/RepB/Spo0J family partition protein, translated to MVTKKPKGLGLGLEALLGPKAQDAPAQPAGDGLPTTLKLSQLQAGKYQPRTRMDEGSLYELAESIRSQGVMQPILVRPVGEAALGRYEIIAGERRSRAAKLAGLSEVPVLVKDVSDESAAVMALIENMQREDLNPLEEAQGLRRLTDEFGLTHEQAAQAVGRSRSAASNLLRLLNLAEPVQQMLMAGDLDMGHARALLVLERAQQVTAAHEIAAKKLTVRDAEKLVARATAGGRQTQLLRGQQAKSRDIVRLEEELADVLTAAVEIRVKKRSKRGEQGEVAIAFGSLDELSGLLDKLRGPAAG